The genomic stretch ATAGAGGTCACACTTTGTGTGACCTCTATTGTTCCTTGTGTTCAAAGGTTAAATTTTAACTGTTGCTTCTCGAAGCTAGCAAAACCTATGATGAAATCTAGATGAACTCTAATTTGAGAGCAAACTTTCTATGACTACAATCCGTAAAGTAACTGGCGATCCTAATGAATTTTGGAGTGAACTCAGTTGGAGCGATCTGACCAGTGCTGAGCAAGAACTCTGGACACAGTTAGGCTGGAATGAAGAAAATTGGGATGACGGACTGGATTTTCCTGAATGGGATGACTTGTCAAGTGAAGACCAAAAACTTTGGGGAGTATTAGGTTGGACTCAATCTAGCTGGGAAGGAGAAGATGACATTCCTGCGTCTGCGGACAAATCTTGGGAAGAGCTAACTAGTGAAGAACAAGCTGCCGCTACTCAAATTGGTTATACCCAAGACAAATGGGACAACGAATAAAAATTATGTCGCGGCTTTGATGTGGCATAAATCACTTAAAGCCTTACTGAATAAGGCTTTAAGTTAATTTATCTAGATAATTTACAAAATTATCAAAATTCTGATGTTAAAGTTACGCATTTCGGGTTAAAATAACAAAGCCTTTCGGGGGTGTGGCGGAATGGTAGACGCTACGGACTTAAAATCCGTTGACCGCAAGGTCGTAAGGGTTCAAGTCCCTTCACCCCCACTTTATGACTTTACAAAAAAGCCCTGCACTAAGCAGGGCTTTTTACGTTTAGCGTCAGTTGGGGTTAAGCTGGCAAATTTTAAAAACCAAAAGTAAAAACCTTGCGTAGCAAGGCTTTTACTGAGAAGAGAGTTTGCTACGCAAACCCTCTTCTCAAAATTATCCCGAACTCGCGTTACGTTTAAGCAGGAACTGCTGCCATTTTCGTTGTACCGAGAGATTCCATAATCAGCTCAGCGAGATCGTTGATAAAGATTGGGTGGCTATTTAAAGCAGGAACGCGATCGAAATTATGAATGCCTGCTTCTTCAGCAACTTCACGATATTCGATATCAATCTCTTGCAAGGTCTCAATATGTTCAGAGACAAAACTGATGGGAACAACTAAGAGATCCTTAATGCCGCGTTTAGCGAGATTGTGAATTGCTTCTTCGGTATAGGGTTGCAGCCATTCCACAGGACCAACTCGACTTTGGTAGGCGAGGGTATGGGCATTGTAGCGATGATAATCACGACGGATTGCTTTCATGATGCCATCGACACAATTTTCCATTTCCGATTGATAGGGATCATTGTATTCGGTGACATATTTTACAGGCACACCATGAGCACTGAAGAAAATATGTACATTCTCTGGATCGGCAAAGCTTTGTAACTTAGCATCGATCAATTCATTCATGGCGCGAATGTAGCCAGTGCGATCGTACCAAGATTGGATCGTGATGCGTTCGATCGCTTGTAGTTCAGGATCATTTTCCCAGAGGTCATCAAGTTGCTTAATGCTAGAGCCACTGGTGCTGATCGAGTATTGAGGGTATAGAGGCAATACTACAAGGCGAGTAATCCCATCCTGTTTAATTTTGGCGATCGCTTCTGAGGTGTAGGGATGCCAGTAGCGCATACCGACATAAACTTTTGCCTCGATCCCATTACGCTGCAAGACATTTTCGATATTTTCGCCTTGCTCTTCGG from Pseudanabaena sp. Chao 1811 encodes the following:
- the hemH gene encoding ferrochelatase, with protein sequence MSGRVGVLLLNLGGPEKLDDVYLFLYNLFADPEIIRLPIPFLQKPIASLIAASRAPISQENYRMIGGGSPLRQITEEQGENIENVLQRNGIEAKVYVGMRYWHPYTSEAIAKIKQDGITRLVVLPLYPQYSISTSGSSIKQLDDLWENDPELQAIERITIQSWYDRTGYIRAMNELIDAKLQSFADPENVHIFFSAHGVPVKYVTEYNDPYQSEMENCVDGIMKAIRRDYHRYNAHTLAYQSRVGPVEWLQPYTEEAIHNLAKRGIKDLLVVPISFVSEHIETLQEIDIEYREVAEEAGIHNFDRVPALNSHPIFINDLAELIMESLGTTKMAAVPA